The Rhopalosiphum maidis isolate BTI-1 chromosome 2, ASM367621v3, whole genome shotgun sequence genome segment GCCAACACGgtaaattgtgaaaaaaataaactttccgttaaaaaaattattatttataacattttattatatactttaatggTTGCCGAAATTCATTTCCTGTAACGTATATGGTGTGTATAATTGCAGTGTACGTGCCCGTAAACCAGCAGCAGTCTGACTCGAAAAACAACAACTACAACAACAAGcaacaaataacattaaaattccgACTGACTGCAAGGGATGAAGACTATACAGACCCAGAACCatattggaaattaaaaatctcgCAATTGGAATGCCAAACGACGTCGACCAACTGGTGGAAGATCAAAGACATCGCACGTCAAGTCTGGGATTGGGAAGATGAGGAAAGAGATGCTACAAGATCCAAGTATAGCCTAGGtaagtagataaataaaacgCCAAATCTGCagctaaataaatatgtacacaaaacagaataatatattatctttatcaaACTACCAGTCTATTTTCACTACGCCATCGGATAAGCcgctgatttattatttatttacttttatttagcGCCAGAAGGTTGTTTACAATACTTTACTGACAAACACGGTTCATTCGAAAGCTTCAACTACAACAAAGGGATGGGACACTATTtgggaaatttaaattatgcgaCATGCTTCAGAAGGAACCAAGACACATGCGGAATCAAGTAAGTCATTGAATAACACACAGCAACAGTTTAAAGACAAAATCATGTTGTCcgtacttaattaattaggtattaattgattaaccTAAAATCGTTTGTTGACAAAGTAGGTAAGTACACCATCACACTTTTTTGTTGTCAAcagcaattataaaaattaaaaatattaaataaggtgTGTTTCCGGTTTTTTTGAGACAACTAACAAGTTCAAACATGCCTTAGTCCTCGACCCTCGTGTTTTCAAATTACAGTTAATCCTATACTTGGATCTTTCGCCATAACACGAATTACAGACTTCTCGTCCTAGTCGGGCCTGCGAAAAATAAATGATCGAAAAAACATAATGTTTGCATAATACATAACACATCAAAATAGTAATTACAACCttagaaaactattatttcatacttaatattaaatttattatatattattaaaaaaaaatgatacatgTAACTacgcataatatgtatgtaggtatttatatttataataaatgcatggAGTACAATGAtacatatattcatttatttttttttttttttacgtagtATTGTCGACGTAAGCATATTACCAATACCAATACATACTAACTAATTatactactaaaataatagatattataatatttttcaaccgAAAAATTGCCAATCCTTTAGATACGAGGCAGTGAGATTCCAAGTGGCGTACAACCAGAGGCTGACCGGTTCTACGGACCGAGACTGCGATACGGTTCCAGCCGGCGAGTCCGAACAGACCACGTCGACTTCGGGAACCACACAGCCGTCCACCGGGACCACTCAAGCTTCTGCAGAAACCACTCAGGCTCCCACGGAAACCATTCAGCCATCGAGCTCGACCGAAGAAGTGCCAAACGGACGCAGCAGCAGGAAACGGTCATCCGAACGCGGCGACTACTTGCTCATACCGGACGGCCTTTATTCGAGCTCGCGGTTCGCGTCGAAATATTGTGACAAGTCGCTGGAAAACGTCGATGACAGCACAGGTAACCGCAACCGAAACTTTTTTTAACGGCGTAGACCCAACGAATTTATTGGTGGTGGGTAAGTGGAGGTTTAATCTGAAGGGTTAGACCACAATTTAACAACCTTTAAGTCACTCGTCGAATCTCACCGACACGCAAATAGACCTGATGTGATCGACCGTCGTGTACATAATACTTTATCTACAGAATAGAAGTGTTAATGAAAagagtgtttttaaattatttttcatttttttttttttttttttatgaatttcagtCAAGACTCAAGGACCCCTGTACGTGGCCTTTGTCAGCGACGATTACTCTAATCCAAACGAAGATGTGGAAAAGGGATAcaagataaattattcattgacAAACACTGGatgttaaacattatacaattataattctataattctatttattttaaacactaacAAAAGCATTTAAGTAtgcgattattataatactataattttatattattatatacttatttattcgaaatcaaattgtatttattattttcgcaACTATCCCATGAtccttaaaaattactaagacaatgattgataaattttaaattatcaacacacatacacacatacacatgcGTATAGtcgtatagataaattataaatttgataatattcacTGTCATCTTTTCAGTTTGCCACTCTAAGAAATTCCCGGAAAAGAATATTCACTGAAATGCCATCACTCGATTCACTCGTACATAagctcgtattatattatataggtgatGATAATTACAGaggtattataaacatattcttCATTactcatatcatattatatccattattgttataagcTTTAAAATACGGTACACCATaggaatatttataacatttgtattacgttttaattttgaacattcaatttatGGAAcgcaatcataaaaaatagaaataaatatgaattagaaCGTTCTAAACGTTGTATAGAGTAATTTATTCACGGCTTAGTATCGACGTtttggtaataaaattattatgacgtgtgtttatcaaatattgttttataaagataaacaatcaacttttattatcaaaataggataattttgtaaattgtaatacatttaataaccttgataaatattttaatgattattttacaacatatatataatagtatacagttgtacatttgaataattaaataatgtatattattcataaatgacTGAAAATCGTTAACAGTAACTATAAAAGCTTCGCcgaatagtcaatattttgagCTGATATGtaacttttgatttatatCGACAAAATATcacttaaactatttatttgtaaaagtatgttaatattaaatattatcttttttcaCAACATTCGTCGTGAATTTATGGACGTTCTTtccaaattatagtattttgccacaatatgtatattatacaaatataggtTTACTGGAATCCACTTTACGTATTGTGTAATATGACTTAATTACTATTACTTAAACTTACACTTAATTGTCTTAATTACTTAAGAATATCAGTATATGTCACAaacatattgaatattgtacctatatatattattatgtaggtaaattacataaatatataattacagaaAGTATTTCATTGTCAGTGTTGTTTAGTTTTAACGTTTATCTAAtgcctaattaataataaatggcaagattataaatatacgtgtaattgtataatttattacaacaattGGTTAATAAGTACGAGCCCGTCTGAAGAAATCGCATTCCgctaagtattttaagttccttataaaacatgttaatCTTTCATAGTGcactaagtaaataaataaaatcaaaaacttacTTCAGACTGGAAGATTGCTTACAAATACAATGTGTTAATTGGTACGCGATCAATCGGAGATGGTCTCGCTCACgtaaagaagaaaaatatattattttaacgctTCAGTAGAAGTAATCGCCAATCGAGAAAATCACCCATGCACGTGAAATACCAAAGGACCTTATCGGAACTTTAAAATCACGATACAACGTGTACTTACGGATAACAACGGTAGaagaccattttttttatttaatttaatttaaacagcagtaaaatgttaaattggcTAGAATTAACTGACAATAACGAGGCCGGACgcgagtaaaataatatacacagtgTACAGATAAACTTCTGAAACAATAAACACGATGATGGTCGTCAAAATAAGTTCACAGATTATTTTGaactgaaatttaaataatatttaacgtcGATTTCTTCGTATATCCGATTGTTCTAAATACATgcgtttttactaaatttgttTGTACTTGTGCATACTATATTCATAATgttcacatttttaaagttacgcaaaatcaattaatcacaataatattattatcattgacaattcgttttttattctttaaacacCACACAATGCATTAATGCATTAATGCAGTATTGAtcacataaaattatcaaaaattaaaaaacaatcgcTGCGAGGATGAGCAAGGGGGTTGTAACTTTATAAGTGGAAAAAGTCAGCCATTTATTGTTTCCACATACCCCGGGGTATACCTCGTGAGTCGTAACCATGATAATTGGTCGGCAGAACGTTATTTCGCTATGACTGTGGCGTGTCATCGTCACCCTTTACTCGATTTATCATCGTGCTGGTGGAACGCGGACATGTACCGgaaaaaaaacacgtaaaCTGGAAACAGAACACTACTTCTATCTAATAGTGTGGACGGCGGCATTATTTGCACACGTACGTCACGTTTTAATTGGGAAActgtattaaagtattaataaaggTGGTATTGAACATTATTCCTATAGATACAGATTACGGATAACAGATGCGtgttttaagaattttgagcgtacataataatacataataatgcaaaataaataataatttacttaaagcAAACCGTAAACAAATATCGGAGCTACAATCGCTTGTATCATATAGTCTCCGATTTCAaagttatcataatttaaacagtattattaaaacgctaataacaaaacattgtattttatttaatattttaatcgaaattcaaaaacatatataaaatatgatataaacaaaatgcataatgcgaatattaaaattgggaAAGTGATTTACCACTCTGCTCTATAGTATGGGAGTCGAATGAACCTCGATATTGAATAAGTCATCGTATTCATCGCaatgactattataatttcagtaatgtttttacttttagttttatatttttaatgaaagtaTGTTTACCTATACTAAACGATGTTGATATAATGCTTAGGTACCGATGAAGCGTTTTCTCTGTTTTCagcatacaattaaattaacatgttggtaaataataaatattaaatagctgtatgtaaatatatattttagaatttactactattttaatgaattaaagatttaaagaaataatttttattaatcacgtttaatagcattttaatggatattgtaaatttgaattcaatgataattcattgtattatacaaaaagcAATTTCGAGTGAAGACAGTCTGTcgacctatattattatgtatatgacgttataacttataatatatttaatattgctattatagtatacatactattaaaaatataataaatcgataAACGATGGACCGTTAAATAATTAGGCTTAaagttaatctaaatattttttaaatgtcattgcgtatattaaattataataatattatacttacgtaAACGATTAAAATCCTcaaggataatattattgaattacaatcaaataatgttttacgtTTTTCAgtatctatgaaaaaaaaatgttcataattttaagattttttggcTTGCAGTGTTAATTACTAATGAAAAatcttgtattcaatttttaaggtttttattcaaacattcCAAACgatcattattttatcgacatttataaaaaaaaaaaaagcaccgttcacttaaattttttataaatagctcagaaaaagtgaaaatattattaaaaccttGTGATACATAGTAAATGTTAAGGTAACATTATAGTTGGAAATTTGAAGTACCAACGACGGttcttcatttttaaattaatcaaaataagaaaatggtttatcttaaaaattaatcaaatttttttgattattttgaaaagtactaagaattttcaatattgtttcTACTCCAGAATCATATCTAAATCTAATCTTCTATCGAAAATcatcatttatattgttaaccgtataaacatattatacaaaaagcgcattttaaaatcaatactcaATTCAatgctccgctcagaatctaaagttatttataagaaaaactacacggaatttaattttaagcaatttatattaaaacaggtaagtatttatagttttcaagaaatataaatatctataaaagtattaacatataacgagaatttataatatttaaaatagataataacaaGATTCGCGATATTACAGTGGAATATTTCTTCGTTGCAATAAGAAACACTTGCGAGGAACGTCTCATAAAGCGATGATTAAGTTTTTTCTCGGTAAAATTGTCTATTAATAAGCACGATTGTCCACGTACTTTTGATCGACGATGGACAGCATAATGATATGTTTTCCACGAATCGCGTTAATATAGAACTTTACTATAGAACACAACACGGGACCGGTCCGATCGCTGACACCGAGTCCGTCACAGAACACGGGACCGGCCGCAAGtcggtaataaatatattatattatcgtatacaagaataatattatagtttctttatgattagaattaaaattaaattttttatttttggtcacTTTATATGCCAGAATCTGCATGCATAATActaatacagtatattatacattttaaatatcaatagacaataaatatattgtcataCACACTGCACACAAGTCAATAAAATagcaaataatagtaatttgcttataatatagttaacatttttataataaatggtcCACCTTATGTATCTAACAAagatcttttaaaatattttgactctacataatatgtaaatgaaCACTCAGAAAAGTAGGGGCTAGtagaaaagtaaatatttttaactatgattttttttaaaaataaataatagctagATTTTTACATTTCGGACTTTGTTATCCAAACACTTTTTGCTATGACTTCACGAgattggataaaaaaaaagtccggAATATAAAAAGTCTAGTTATCACTAATGATATTAgctatgtaatacatttaatttgtttattaatatcaatagcTATAAACCGCAAGAATCAACGATAAACGAATGCATACAATGATAGAATTCGACTCCAATATCTCAGATGTTgaggaataattaatatctacaTCATTATATCAGAATTCAGTAGGTTTAATAgacttttaaatgtttttattctattttattttatattgaatagattaatattattttaaaagtaaatttactcagtctacataaataaatacatttgatcaaaataacatacaaaatatataaaatattattttagcaagttataaataataattttggtgtattttaaaatgtaaatgtaaaatattattatgctaaatATTCAAAGTGCtaaaattgtacctataacataaataatttaaaaatttaaattgaaaagcatttttaaatttaaatttgtatgttcATTTGAACGTATTGAAATGGAAAATATGTACTTTGCTTAACATTACAAGTTGTTTTTACAAacctattcaaaattaaatgtacatattaagtattaaaatatatattaaatgaataatggGTTAGAATTActaagtacctaaataataataaaaaaaaaaaatactttctaAGTTTGCGGgatgtttttattgatatttaatactgtAGCGCCATCTAGTGTATTGGCTTTACAAACACTATGCGCATTGATTAAGTGCGTTGTATTTAATCAACTGCTTGCGCGCAATAAAcatgatttcatttttatctgATAACTTTAattctcaataataatattcgtattttaaCGTCGAGTTGTATTACAACTCTTATCAATAATCAACAAACACAATACTTCCTATGTTacagtaaattatacaaaacgtGTGAAAATATCTGAAGATGCACATTaggtataatgaaaatataaatgtataaatattataagtataataagtattgtaatgaactaataatatattttgttatattgcaTGTGACTCATATGAGTATTGTACACCATTGCGGAGATATAACGTTTTAGcaatattgtgtgtgtgtatttattatattgtcatgtataaagtattttacaccaataaataattgtaacgtgtaacaaaataaaataataaaaatatcgtaatttctaataacatgtttaataCAGTGTAGATATTTTAAGAAGGAAACGACTCACCTGATGTATCGGAAATGAAATCCTCAAAAAAGTCGGACGGGTGACACGACCAATCCTCGCCGTTCGAGACATACCGCGGACGTATATAAAgtcaatgttattataaatatcagtgtttataaatattacgtgTAGCTATTGCCTATTCCAACTATTGGTTACTCTGCAGCCACCTACTACCTGATGGGTTATTACAAGTTTATtactttggaaaaaaaaatctaaaataatattataatatacattaaatcataattatacgtCGCGTCGCGGTCGTCGTCCGATCATCTCGATGACGGTATCTTGTCGAGTGATGAACACTAAGTGTTCACTGACACTGAGTGTCGgatcgaaaataaatttacctttGGATTAATACATGAATTGGTATAGAGGGAGGAAGTACCCAAGGGAAAACCACCAACAATAAAGACGCGTATAGTTTATTGTTGTTACGAGCATAAAATtcgccgataaaaaaaaaaatgttaaatttgactATTTTGTGGTGCACATAAccatcatgatattatatacctttaaaatattagatacacTATAACCTTAGGCCATTGTGTAAAAACGTTTTCTGCcgaataagataataaaacaGTCTTTTAGGGAACGTTTATACTAAGTCACctactatttatttgaatgcattataatattatctactatgTAGGTAGTACACCAACAATAATCGGCATTCGGTATATGTTACTCACGCGTTTATTATAGGTTCAAAGTCATCACAATCACATATCATCCAATCGTTGGCTATACACGTTTAACGATCCACACACATAACGCTTACGATAATTCTTTTCGGAATGAACGAGCGTgagatttatagtatattagtatgcaCAATATTGTGAACGATCTTCGGACGGAGACGGTTGATAACTTGATAGTTAACTTCTCAAAGTCGATAAGTATTTTGTAGTAGATATCTACTACATAACTTGTAAGCTGATGCGGTAGTCTACATAGTCTATGTTTATACTTTGTCTTAAGTAACTACTTCTAGTATTACTCTATActacatatttgtatgtataacataaaattagttgtggacagtgtaaaatattttgaaaccgCGGCACGTTGTCTAGGTTACcaacaatgaataaataaaattacagtacatggtatttttaaatattatattataaacaaataaatgaaattattagaaaaaaattgcaaaaattatAGGTCCCACCGAGATTTGAACTCGGATCGCTGGATTCAAAGTCCAGAGTGCTAACCATTACACCATGGGACCGAGATGATCGACAGGAGAAAATAGGGTTATTTAAGTCCATTATTacgttaatttataacaatatactaagtagtactatttttataatttattctgtggtaataatgtaatatcagTACTTTTATTGTGTATCTACCTATctgaaatgttaatttttttagtcataTTCTAATTTCCATTACCTGCAAGTTACAAGAtctatatttactaatttaaaatatttatataaaatatagataattcaGGTAATTGTATGATGCTATAGTATACTAGAATCAGTAGAATCATTAAATTACTGTATTGTTTACATTGCCACATTGGTACGATATGGTACTTAACTACTTAATTTAAGTTTCAAGTATTGAAGTATTCAACTATTTTGATGCATGTAGAGATGTTAAATCTAAAGTaggtaatataggtatattataaataaagaccGGATTTAATTGCACTTAAAAATATGCCAAAATtgcaatgaaaataatacaataattgcataataaaattatataattgattcaaaaaatgtacaaattgcattataaaatttcttaaaatattacaaaatgtataattattatttattttcttacaaaCATGATAgacatttacaaattataaaaataaaaaagttcttgaaagtattcaataattaaaatttattatttacttatgattctctatatttgttaattttagatGGAGCTTTTAAGAAGGCttttttcctaaaataaataaataaaatattcaaaattgtgaacatttataaattaataccgttgttaatttatttatttatgtcggatataattcacaatttttttctaatattctgTTAACTGCATGTACCAAACACGggatatgaattaattttggataaaataatactataataaattataacatttaacaacAACATTTAAGGGAAATAATCatcatattactatttttactcAAATTGATGGTGAGTAAACATTAGTAATTGTTTTAgtattacataggtacttgtaaaattgaattgaattttttttttattcataaacataGGTTATTCTTacttagaatacatttttttataaaattttattgtgttttaaattatattttttcagttttaaatttatatgtaatttgataataccgtataattttgaaagatatctcaaaacaaaaaaattgatttatttttcaatcaaatattatacaaatatataatataatttataaatattatttcagaaatcaaaaatgtatatttaaaaaaaaaaaaaattatttaccaaaaatacttgagtattttgttttctttaattttgtataacattctgaatgattatattttaataaatacttaatagacattagtatattactcGTATTTTCTCTACTCGAGCACTATGAatataaccaataattattgtttagtatcagtttatacgtttttttttttctagtagtTACGCcaaataagtaggtaattaaaaaaacgttttactCATGTACCTATACGTTTAATGGAGAGGGTATAATTTGCCGCATAACGGCGGATATCGTGTAAATCCGTCTCTGGcataccaaaaaatataacatgaaaaaatagaatcgtttttcatatgtgtacaaaactacaaaattatataacatcgaTTTAGAATTTAACTCTACTCGAATCTACTACTCTACCAGTGACCCACTCAAAACCTAAACCGTCACTGTTGGTACAGCGGAGCGATTTATCCACTTGCCAGGGTCCGCGGAAGGAAAGCGCAGGCCCATGATGTCTAAGGCGGAATTTTCTTAGTCAGGCAGAGccgtattttgtaaaaatttaattattttattttcatttagccTCGTACGGtacctatacagtatattgaaattaaatttaaaataacgtatTATGTACAAACATCAACTATACGTAGCtgttattctaattatttactgGACAGTGGACGTGAACAATTCAATccttattgaaattaaataattattatatttctacatttataatttatagattaatagtataatgacaaaaaaaaatcaatatcggTAGTGTACAATGTCGTACTATAACGCGACATCTGGCCGACCCGCGATTGTCATCACTCATGATCCGAACGAGGACCGCTGCACGCTGGCCACTGACGCTTTCGTATTGGGCACTCGGCCGTCGCCGGAGTGACTGCCGATTCTGATCACCACGGCTGCGGCCCAGACGCCCTTGCCAGCCCCGGGCTGATGTCACCGCCGGTACTGGACGAACAGCGGACAGCGGTCGTATGCCGAC includes the following:
- the LOC113551845 gene encoding uncharacterized protein LOC113551845, which codes for MFKIFATVTCLTALALAVIGQTDYHDDERQGRGWNMLEGAKRSCVGMNGRPGICMGQSECTEVNGKSVGRCFPFDSCCSVTPNSCGGFSSSSTAYFQSPEKFQDVCSYKINVRRNVCQLRIDFERFSLGQPTNQTSESAYTCERDEFTLISNDDTKINVPVLCGENSGQHVYVPVNQQQSDSKNNNYNNKQQITLKFRLTARDEDYTDPEPYWKLKISQLECQTTSTNWWKIKDIARQVWDWEDEERDATRSKYSLAPEGCLQYFTDKHGSFESFNYNKGMGHYLGNLNYATCFRRNQDTCGIKYEAVRFQVAYNQRLTGSTDRDCDTVPAGESEQTTSTSGTTQPSTGTTQASAETTQAPTETIQPSSSTEEVPNGRSSRKRSSERGDYLLIPDGLYSSSRFASKYCDKSLENVDDSTVKTQGPLYVAFVSDDYSNPNEDVEKGYKINYSLTNTGC